In Pseudoalteromonas sp. MM1, a single window of DNA contains:
- the barA gene encoding two-component sensor histidine kinase BarA: protein MTKLGLRDSVLTLTLIPTVIIGLLLGGYFTINRYIELDEILYQQGSSISEPLAIALEQPLLEKNKKLLNRLISYTHNKHSPAIKSIAIFDTSNQLIMTSNYHRSFDELTQKAQIENLYTTKINKSEELITFYTPIFNHSAPVSKWDINDFQTPLGTVILQLNKDQAIIGQQRAVLISGIVILFAIILASILALKLSRMFMNPLNKLVLATDKLVEGKRDTGLNDTMMGEFELLREGLNTIAHTMVMQKDEMQKNIDQATSDYRETLEQYETSNIQLTMAKKEAQDANRVKSDFLAKMSHELRTPLNGVIGFTRQLYKTPLNKHQKDYLDTIELSANSLLTIISDILDFSKLEAGAMELESIQFQLRDSVNEVMTLLAPSAHEKQLELSIYINPQVPDDLTGDPTRLKQVLINLLSNAIKFTEKGSIKVDISYRLLDEDRASILVSVTDTGVGIPMDKQDALFTAFGQADSSITRKFGGTGLGLIITKHIVEAMNGRITLNSAPGSGTCFTFNGVFRLPDHTFSNDLPSKSLIGKRVLYLEPHEHTHHSVLSVLNEWEAVVTACFNEAAFLDAIKHKMFKYDICIIGDMASVDDMQRLKGYVNMVRESCDYLYLMLNTVSHNMREAFIGSGADACLSKPLNHRKLCEVLAAPYRLDHPTLNIEPSDQTLLPLKVLVVDDNDANLKLICTLLKEQVEFIDTAYNGSQAYSLSKSHKYDVIFMDIQMPIMDGITACKLIKESSLNEDTPIIAVTAHALHSEKEQLLKDGFKGYLTKPIDEDMLSQIICDHSPQSPVTRDKIKNVTPQSPAPFESNCLDWSLALQRAGGKGELALEMLNMLLHSVPETLSQLNEAIEQNDCQTVLSVIHKFHGACCYTGVPKLKSLAETIETSLKSDCVLDNVEPELFELQDELENLMADASVTEHQR, encoded by the coding sequence ATGACCAAATTAGGCTTACGTGATTCTGTTTTAACCTTAACCTTGATCCCCACAGTGATCATTGGTTTGTTACTTGGCGGCTATTTTACAATAAATCGTTACATTGAGCTTGATGAAATTTTATATCAGCAAGGCAGCTCAATATCTGAACCCTTAGCAATTGCGTTAGAGCAGCCTTTACTAGAAAAAAATAAAAAACTGCTTAATCGCTTAATTAGTTACACACACAATAAGCACTCCCCTGCTATTAAGTCGATTGCAATTTTTGATACCAGCAATCAGCTTATTATGACCAGTAACTATCATCGCTCATTTGATGAGCTGACCCAAAAAGCGCAAATTGAAAACCTTTACACAACTAAAATTAATAAATCTGAAGAGTTAATCACGTTCTACACCCCTATTTTTAACCACTCTGCGCCAGTATCAAAATGGGATATTAATGACTTTCAAACTCCGCTTGGCACGGTTATTTTACAACTTAATAAAGACCAAGCCATTATAGGGCAGCAGCGAGCAGTTTTAATTAGCGGCATTGTTATTTTATTTGCAATAATATTGGCCTCTATTTTGGCTCTTAAGCTTAGCCGTATGTTTATGAACCCACTTAATAAGTTAGTACTTGCAACCGATAAACTAGTTGAGGGTAAAAGAGATACGGGCTTAAACGATACCATGATGGGAGAGTTTGAACTGCTGCGTGAAGGACTTAATACCATTGCCCACACTATGGTTATGCAAAAGGACGAAATGCAGAAAAATATTGATCAGGCCACTAGTGATTATCGCGAAACCCTAGAGCAATACGAAACTTCAAATATTCAGCTAACCATGGCCAAAAAAGAGGCGCAAGATGCGAACCGTGTAAAGTCAGATTTTTTAGCCAAAATGAGTCACGAGTTACGTACCCCGCTCAATGGTGTTATTGGCTTTACGCGGCAGTTGTATAAAACACCTTTAAATAAACATCAAAAAGACTACCTCGATACCATAGAGCTTTCAGCCAATAGTTTATTGACAATTATTAGTGATATTTTAGATTTTTCTAAGCTTGAAGCGGGCGCAATGGAGCTTGAATCAATCCAGTTTCAACTGCGCGATAGCGTAAACGAGGTAATGACATTATTAGCTCCTTCGGCGCATGAAAAACAACTTGAGCTATCGATATATATTAACCCGCAGGTACCTGATGATTTAACGGGTGACCCAACACGCCTTAAACAAGTCCTTATTAATTTGTTAAGCAACGCCATTAAGTTTACCGAAAAAGGTTCAATAAAGGTTGATATAAGCTACCGTTTATTAGATGAAGACCGTGCCTCTATTTTAGTCTCAGTAACCGACACTGGTGTGGGTATCCCAATGGACAAACAAGATGCACTATTTACCGCATTCGGCCAGGCTGATTCATCCATCACCCGAAAATTTGGCGGCACCGGTTTAGGCTTAATCATTACTAAACACATTGTTGAGGCTATGAATGGCCGAATAACGCTAAATTCAGCTCCTGGAAGCGGCACCTGTTTTACCTTCAATGGTGTATTTAGATTACCAGATCATACATTTAGTAACGACTTACCTTCTAAATCGCTCATTGGTAAACGCGTATTATATTTAGAGCCACATGAGCATACGCACCACTCGGTGCTTTCTGTATTAAACGAGTGGGAAGCAGTTGTAACGGCCTGCTTTAATGAGGCAGCATTTTTAGATGCCATCAAGCATAAAATGTTTAAATACGATATTTGTATTATTGGTGATATGGCATCGGTAGATGACATGCAGCGTCTTAAAGGCTATGTGAATATGGTTCGCGAGTCGTGCGATTATTTATACCTTATGCTCAATACTGTATCGCATAATATGCGCGAGGCATTTATTGGCAGCGGCGCCGATGCGTGTTTAAGTAAGCCACTTAATCATCGTAAATTATGTGAAGTACTCGCTGCACCTTATCGACTTGATCACCCAACCTTAAATATTGAGCCAAGCGATCAAACCTTATTGCCATTAAAAGTACTGGTGGTAGATGATAACGATGCAAACTTAAAACTTATTTGCACTTTATTAAAAGAACAGGTTGAATTTATAGACACCGCATATAATGGCTCTCAAGCCTACAGCTTAAGTAAAAGCCACAAGTACGATGTTATTTTTATGGATATACAAATGCCGATAATGGATGGCATTACCGCCTGTAAGCTGATTAAAGAGTCTTCTTTAAACGAAGACACGCCTATTATTGCGGTAACCGCGCATGCACTGCACAGTGAAAAAGAGCAGCTATTAAAAGATGGCTTTAAAGGCTATTTAACTAAGCCTATTGATGAGGATATGCTCAGCCAAATTATTTGCGATCATAGTCCGCAATCGCCCGTAACCCGCGACAAAATTAAAAATGTAACGCCTCAAAGCCCTGCTCCATTTGAAAGTAACTGCTTAGATTGGTCGCTTGCGCTACAGCGTGCTGGCGGCAAAGGTGAACTGGCGCTGGAAATGCTTAATATGCTGTTACATAGTGTGCCAGAGACGCTCTCGCAGCTTAACGAGGCTATTGAGCAAAACGATTGCCAAACAGTATTAAGTGTTATTCATAAGTTCCATGGCGCGTGCTGTTATACCGGGGTGCCTAAGCTTAAATCACTGGCAGAAACCATAGAAACCTCACTTAAAAGTGACTGTGTGCTTGATAATGTTGAGCCTGAATTATTTGAGCTACAGGATGAGCTGGAAAACCTCATGGCAGATGCAAGTGTTACCGAGCATCAACGCTAA
- the relA gene encoding GTP diphosphokinase, which produces MVATRQSHQQDDTGDFATSLKQLALSQDKITLLNKAQALCVTCDNQARQNTAIEMVEILAELNLDAESLATAYLTHYYLNDLVDLETVEAQLGKNVAMLLTGVAQMAAISTLSHQGKGTMQVDNIRKMLLTMVEDVRAVVIKLAEQVCHLRNVKNGDEEERVIAAKETADIFAPLANRLGIGQLKWELEDLSFRYLHPDTYKSIAKQLDDKRLAREAYMEDMVEQVKARLSEAGIEAQVYGRPKHIYSIYKKMQQKNYEFDQLFDIRAMRIVVERLQDCYGALGIVHTNWRHLNKEFDDYVATPKQNGYQSIHTVVFGPEGKTVEIQIRTSEMHQDAELGVAAHWMYKEGALPGRGSGYEQKISWLRKLLQWQEEVVDGGDLAEELKNQVVEDRVYIFTPSGDIIDLPVGATPLDFAYYIHSNVGHRCIGAKVFGKIVPFTHQLSTGDQVEILTQKQPNPSRDWLNPSLGYIKSSRARAKIHHWFKQLDRDKNLSAGKEILDNELQKLDLTYKDLDPAIKRFNFKELDDLMVAIGAGDVRLNQMLNFVSDRTEEEPVIRFKAPSKVTGDKNGIVVDGVGSLMSHVAKCCRPVPGDKIIGYITQGRGIGVHREDCDAFNNLKEQHPERVISVSWSDEINGSYALSIKIEASDRSGLIRDISSVLANEKVNVINMNVNTVGADQLAVFTMQIEVHDLSGTNRVLSKLHQIEGVHSAKRNQ; this is translated from the coding sequence ATGGTCGCTACACGTCAATCACATCAGCAGGACGACACAGGTGACTTTGCTACTAGCCTAAAACAGTTAGCGTTATCGCAAGATAAAATAACGCTACTAAACAAAGCGCAAGCATTGTGTGTTACATGTGACAACCAAGCACGGCAAAACACGGCCATCGAAATGGTCGAGATTTTAGCCGAGCTTAATTTAGATGCAGAATCTCTTGCAACCGCGTACCTCACGCATTACTACTTAAACGACTTAGTGGACCTTGAAACCGTAGAAGCACAACTTGGCAAAAATGTAGCCATGCTTTTAACTGGGGTTGCACAAATGGCCGCTATTAGTACTTTATCTCACCAAGGTAAAGGCACTATGCAGGTAGATAACATTCGTAAAATGTTACTTACCATGGTTGAAGATGTGCGCGCGGTTGTAATTAAACTTGCCGAGCAAGTGTGCCATTTACGTAACGTAAAAAATGGCGATGAAGAAGAGCGTGTTATTGCCGCTAAAGAAACCGCCGATATTTTTGCCCCGTTAGCAAACAGGTTAGGTATAGGGCAGCTTAAGTGGGAACTTGAAGATTTATCGTTTAGGTATTTACACCCCGACACCTATAAAAGCATTGCTAAACAACTTGATGATAAACGCCTTGCTCGTGAAGCCTATATGGAAGATATGGTTGAGCAAGTAAAAGCGCGCCTAAGCGAAGCCGGCATTGAGGCACAAGTGTATGGCCGCCCTAAGCATATTTACAGCATTTATAAAAAAATGCAGCAAAAAAACTACGAGTTTGATCAGCTGTTTGATATTCGGGCAATGCGCATAGTGGTTGAACGCCTGCAAGATTGTTACGGCGCGCTAGGTATTGTTCATACTAATTGGCGCCATCTTAATAAAGAGTTTGACGACTACGTTGCTACACCTAAACAAAATGGCTATCAGTCAATTCATACTGTGGTATTTGGCCCTGAAGGAAAAACCGTTGAGATACAAATACGTACCAGCGAAATGCATCAAGATGCTGAGTTAGGCGTTGCCGCGCACTGGATGTATAAAGAAGGCGCCCTACCAGGGCGTGGTTCAGGTTATGAGCAAAAAATTAGCTGGTTGCGCAAATTACTACAATGGCAAGAAGAAGTGGTCGATGGGGGCGATTTAGCTGAAGAGCTTAAAAACCAAGTTGTAGAAGACCGTGTTTATATATTTACCCCAAGTGGCGATATTATTGATTTACCTGTTGGCGCTACACCGCTTGATTTTGCTTACTACATTCACTCAAATGTAGGACACCGCTGCATAGGGGCGAAAGTATTTGGCAAAATAGTACCGTTTACGCATCAGTTATCTACGGGCGATCAGGTCGAAATACTTACACAAAAGCAGCCTAATCCAAGCCGCGATTGGCTAAATCCATCGCTTGGCTATATTAAATCGTCGCGTGCACGGGCTAAAATCCATCATTGGTTTAAGCAGCTCGACCGCGATAAAAATTTAAGTGCCGGTAAAGAGATTCTTGATAACGAACTGCAAAAGCTAGATTTAACCTACAAAGATTTAGACCCAGCTATTAAGCGCTTTAACTTCAAAGAACTAGATGACTTAATGGTTGCCATAGGCGCAGGCGATGTACGCTTAAATCAAATGCTTAATTTTGTAAGCGACCGTACCGAAGAAGAGCCTGTTATTCGTTTTAAAGCGCCCAGTAAAGTAACCGGCGATAAAAACGGAATAGTGGTGGATGGTGTAGGCAGCTTAATGAGCCACGTAGCTAAGTGTTGCCGCCCAGTCCCTGGCGATAAAATAATTGGCTATATTACACAAGGCCGAGGCATAGGCGTGCACCGCGAAGATTGCGATGCATTTAACAACTTAAAAGAGCAGCACCCAGAGCGCGTTATATCGGTGAGTTGGTCAGATGAAATAAACGGCTCTTATGCGCTAAGTATAAAAATTGAAGCAAGCGACCGCTCAGGTTTAATCCGCGATATTAGCTCTGTACTGGCTAACGAAAAAGTAAATGTGATCAACATGAACGTCAATACCGTTGGGGCCGATCAGTTAGCAGTATTTACTATGCAAATAGAAGTGCATGACCTATCGGGCACAAACCGGGTTTTGTCAAAACTACATCAAATTGAAGGTGTGCACAGTGCCAAACGAAACCAATAA
- the rnc gene encoding ribonuclease III: protein MKKNVTELYKRIGYEFADQGLLEQAMTHRSHKGQHNERLEFLGDSILSFVIANALYDKFPKAREGDLSRMRSTLVRGQTLAEFGLEFGLGDYLRLGPGELKSGGFRRESTLADAVEAIIGAVFLDSNIERCGELILAWYESRLDAISPGLNQKDPKTLLQEHLQARKLSLPGYTVVDTKGQAHNQTFTVECIVEGMESIISVGSSRRKAEQKAAEKALKILKNES from the coding sequence ATGAAAAAAAATGTAACAGAATTATATAAACGAATTGGCTATGAGTTTGCTGATCAAGGTTTACTTGAGCAGGCAATGACGCACCGCAGTCATAAAGGTCAACACAACGAACGTTTAGAGTTTTTAGGCGATTCAATTTTGAGCTTTGTAATTGCTAACGCCTTGTACGACAAATTTCCAAAAGCCCGTGAAGGTGATTTAAGCCGAATGCGCTCTACGCTTGTACGGGGCCAGACACTGGCTGAATTTGGTCTCGAGTTTGGTTTAGGCGATTATTTACGCTTAGGCCCAGGCGAGCTTAAAAGCGGTGGTTTTCGTCGTGAATCAACGTTGGCTGATGCCGTAGAAGCTATTATTGGTGCTGTGTTTTTAGACTCAAATATAGAGCGTTGTGGCGAGCTAATTTTAGCGTGGTACGAATCTAGACTTGATGCTATTTCACCAGGGCTTAATCAAAAAGATCCTAAGACCTTGCTGCAAGAGCATCTACAAGCGCGTAAGTTATCTTTACCGGGCTATACCGTGGTTGATACCAAAGGGCAAGCGCACAATCAAACGTTCACGGTTGAATGTATAGTTGAAGGTATGGAAAGCATTATTTCTGTTGGTAGCTCGCGCCGTAAAGCCGAACAAAAAGCTGCCGAAAAAGCATTGAAGATACTAAAAAATGAATCTTGA
- the rlmD gene encoding 23S rRNA (uracil(1939)-C(5))-methyltransferase RlmD has protein sequence MAQIFKAKKKPLKQQTLTLNITAMDHQGRGVAKHNNKVCFVSGALTNEKVTASLIEDKAKYSSAKLVKVINASDSRTQPFCQHYNHCGGCQLQHLDINQQVVEKQTAVTQLFKKFAKLSDLNWQAPLLSKPIHYRRSARIAVMYDKAAKKMRVGYRAPSSKNVISIEQCDVLSEAFTNVFSIFETLINQYKALHSISHLQLCQNEAGNFIVIRHTKAIADEAKSYVQEAANLQQWLITWQDNSDVIEQTHLPTPYYFLEKFNLKFEFGLGNFIQVNDEVNQAMLAQSVNWLNLQGNEQVLDLFCGIGNFSLVLAQHAKSVIGVEGVTSAVAMATQNAHTNSITNAHFHCFDLTQKIESAQWFNKSLEVLVLDPSRTGAMAVLEQLPLKQFKTILYVSCDPVTLARDSAIISQAGFEVTKIGLMNMFPHTGHIETMALFQRR, from the coding sequence ATGGCGCAAATTTTTAAAGCAAAGAAAAAACCACTTAAACAGCAAACACTCACGCTAAATATTACGGCCATGGATCATCAAGGGCGGGGCGTTGCTAAACACAACAATAAAGTGTGCTTTGTAAGCGGCGCTTTAACGAATGAGAAAGTAACGGCAAGCCTAATAGAAGATAAAGCCAAATACAGCAGTGCAAAACTGGTTAAGGTTATTAATGCAAGTGATTCGCGCACGCAGCCTTTTTGTCAGCATTATAACCATTGTGGTGGTTGTCAGTTACAGCACCTAGATATAAATCAGCAAGTGGTTGAAAAGCAGACTGCAGTGACGCAATTATTTAAAAAGTTTGCCAAATTAAGCGACTTAAATTGGCAAGCGCCTTTGCTAAGTAAGCCCATTCATTACAGGCGTAGCGCCCGAATTGCCGTAATGTATGATAAAGCCGCTAAAAAAATGCGAGTTGGGTATCGTGCGCCTAGCTCTAAAAATGTGATTAGTATTGAGCAATGTGATGTGCTTAGTGAGGCATTTACTAACGTATTTAGTATTTTTGAAACGCTTATTAATCAATATAAAGCGCTGCACAGTATAAGTCATTTACAGTTATGTCAAAACGAAGCTGGGAACTTTATTGTTATTCGCCATACTAAAGCGATAGCAGATGAAGCCAAAAGCTATGTACAAGAGGCGGCAAATTTACAGCAGTGGTTAATTACTTGGCAAGACAACAGCGATGTTATAGAGCAAACTCACTTACCTACGCCTTATTATTTTTTAGAAAAGTTTAATTTAAAGTTCGAATTTGGCCTTGGTAATTTTATTCAAGTAAATGATGAAGTTAACCAAGCTATGTTAGCGCAGTCTGTAAATTGGCTTAACTTGCAAGGAAACGAGCAGGTATTGGATTTATTTTGTGGTATTGGTAACTTTTCATTAGTGCTTGCTCAGCATGCTAAATCGGTTATTGGCGTAGAAGGGGTTACATCGGCGGTTGCAATGGCGACGCAAAATGCGCACACTAACTCTATTACTAATGCACACTTTCATTGTTTTGATTTAACGCAAAAAATTGAATCAGCGCAATGGTTTAATAAGTCGCTAGAGGTATTAGTATTAGACCCTTCTCGTACCGGTGCTATGGCTGTTTTAGAGCAACTTCCTTTAAAGCAGTTTAAAACCATTTTATACGTTTCTTGCGATCCTGTTACTTTAGCCCGTGACAGTGCAATTATTTCGCAAGCAGGTTTTGAAGTTACTAAAATTGGGCTAATGAATATGTTTCCGCATACAGGACACATAGAAACAATGGCGTTATTTCAACGGAGGTAA
- the era gene encoding GTPase Era has translation MNLDTLIQPHEGDIDTFCGMIAIVGRPNVGKSTLLNEIIEQKVSITSRKPQTTRHRIMGIHTEGKHQAVYIDTPGLHVEEKRAINRLMNRAASSSIGDVELIIFVVEGTHWNADDEMVLNKVSQSGKPVLLVINKIDQVKDRDLVLPHMKMLGDKFDFVGIMPVSATQGKNVDLIKAEVTKRLPPCEFYFPDDYVTDRSMRFMAAEVIREKLMRFMGEELPYSVTVEIEQFKWQENGVWHINGLILVERETQKRMVIGNKGEKLKVIGREARKDLEEMLDNKVFLELWVKVKSGWADDERALRSLGYGED, from the coding sequence ATGAATCTTGATACCTTAATACAGCCTCATGAAGGGGATATTGATACGTTTTGTGGCATGATTGCCATTGTTGGCCGCCCTAATGTAGGTAAATCAACATTACTTAATGAAATCATTGAGCAAAAAGTAAGTATTACTTCGCGTAAGCCACAAACCACGCGCCATCGTATTATGGGGATTCACACTGAAGGTAAGCATCAAGCTGTTTATATTGATACGCCGGGTCTACACGTTGAAGAAAAGCGTGCTATTAACCGCTTAATGAACCGTGCAGCATCGAGCTCAATAGGTGATGTAGAGCTGATTATCTTTGTTGTTGAGGGTACTCACTGGAATGCCGATGACGAAATGGTACTTAATAAAGTATCGCAAAGTGGTAAGCCTGTTTTACTTGTTATTAATAAGATAGACCAAGTAAAAGACCGCGATTTAGTATTACCGCATATGAAAATGCTGGGCGATAAATTTGATTTTGTGGGCATTATGCCGGTATCGGCAACCCAAGGTAAAAATGTTGATTTAATAAAAGCAGAAGTAACCAAACGCTTACCGCCGTGTGAGTTTTACTTTCCTGACGACTATGTAACCGACCGCTCAATGCGTTTTATGGCGGCAGAAGTTATTCGTGAAAAGCTAATGCGCTTTATGGGCGAAGAGCTTCCTTACTCTGTTACTGTAGAAATTGAGCAGTTTAAATGGCAAGAAAACGGTGTTTGGCATATCAATGGGTTAATTCTTGTTGAGCGTGAAACCCAAAAACGCATGGTAATTGGTAACAAAGGCGAAAAGCTTAAAGTGATTGGCCGTGAAGCCCGTAAAGATCTTGAAGAAATGCTCGATAACAAAGTATTTTTAGAGCTTTGGGTTAAAGTTAAATCGGGTTGGGCCGATGATGAACGTGCCTTAAGAAGCTTAGGTTATGGCGAAGATTAA
- the recO gene encoding DNA repair protein RecO, which yields MDSDFYTAYLLHRRPYSDSQVMLDMLVEGVGQLRMLARISGRQATKHKAQLQPFQALLVHYSGKYDLKYINKFELHGNPLYLTKDKLYCGFYLNELTNRIVPVNEPLEQVFELYKTHLENLNTDVDLQSVLRSYEFQLLELLGYGVDFSFDASGEPIVEGQTYSYFPELGFLIQQDTRSGFSGAQLKAIANHDFSQSDVLYMAKQLSRYLLKPLLGNKPLKSRELFMASQ from the coding sequence ATGGATAGCGACTTCTACACAGCGTACCTATTACATCGGCGTCCTTATAGCGACTCCCAAGTAATGCTCGATATGCTGGTAGAAGGCGTAGGCCAGCTTAGAATGCTGGCGAGAATTAGTGGTCGCCAGGCCACTAAACACAAAGCACAACTTCAACCTTTTCAGGCACTGCTTGTTCATTACAGTGGCAAGTACGATTTAAAATACATTAATAAATTTGAGCTCCATGGCAATCCTTTATATTTAACCAAGGATAAACTTTACTGTGGCTTTTATTTAAACGAGCTAACGAATCGCATAGTGCCGGTAAATGAGCCGCTTGAACAAGTATTCGAGCTTTACAAAACTCACCTCGAAAATCTCAATACCGATGTTGATTTACAGTCAGTGCTGCGCTCGTACGAGTTTCAGTTATTAGAGCTTTTAGGTTATGGCGTTGATTTTAGCTTTGATGCCAGTGGTGAGCCAATTGTTGAAGGCCAAACGTATAGTTACTTTCCTGAGTTGGGTTTTTTGATTCAGCAAGATACACGCTCAGGGTTTAGCGGTGCACAGCTCAAAGCGATTGCTAATCATGATTTTAGCCAAAGTGATGTACTCTATATGGCAAAACAATTAAGCCGTTATTTACTAAAACCTTTACTAGGTAATAAACCATTAAAAAGCCGTGAATTATTCATGGCCTCTCAATAA
- the pdxJ gene encoding pyridoxine 5'-phosphate synthase, whose amino-acid sequence MKDILLGVNVDHIATLRQARGTSYPDPAHAASVAEHAGADGITIHLREDRRHIQDRDVYVMAKTIQTRMNLETAVTDEMINIALEVKPEYVCLVPEKREELTTEGGLDVAGNIDKIKAATKTLTDAGIKVSLFIDADKAQLDAAKACGAPYVEIHTGAYADATNDEDLHKELEHIREGVKYAASLGLIVNAGHGLHYHNVKPIAAMPEIYELNIGHAIIARAAIDGLEKAVRDMKRLMIEARL is encoded by the coding sequence ATGAAAGACATTCTTTTAGGCGTGAACGTTGATCATATCGCAACGCTTCGCCAAGCGCGTGGTACATCATACCCAGACCCAGCACATGCGGCCAGTGTGGCGGAGCATGCTGGTGCAGATGGGATCACTATTCATTTGCGTGAAGACCGCCGCCACATTCAAGACCGTGATGTATACGTAATGGCTAAAACGATTCAAACGCGTATGAATCTTGAAACAGCGGTTACCGATGAAATGATTAACATTGCTCTTGAAGTAAAGCCTGAGTACGTGTGTTTAGTGCCGGAAAAACGTGAAGAATTAACGACTGAAGGCGGCCTAGATGTCGCCGGCAATATAGATAAAATTAAAGCGGCTACTAAAACACTTACCGATGCAGGTATTAAAGTGTCATTATTTATTGATGCCGATAAAGCGCAGCTAGATGCAGCTAAAGCATGTGGTGCTCCGTATGTAGAAATTCACACAGGCGCCTATGCCGACGCTACTAATGATGAAGATTTACACAAAGAGCTTGAGCACATTCGAGAGGGTGTAAAATACGCGGCAAGCTTAGGCTTAATAGTAAATGCAGGGCATGGTCTTCATTATCATAACGTAAAACCGATTGCAGCAATGCCAGAAATTTATGAGCTTAACATTGGCCACGCTATTATTGCGCGCGCAGCTATTGATGGCCTTGAAAAAGCAGTACGCGACATGAAACGCCTAATGATTGAGGCAAGGTTATAA
- the mazG gene encoding nucleoside triphosphate pyrophosphohydrolase → MADTNALEQLLGIMVALRDPTNGCPWDRKQNFKSIVPHTLEEAFEVADCIESGNLNELKNELGDLLFQIVFYAQLANEQGLFDFNDVVSELNSKLTRRHPHVFSNKQALTDEQLATQWQAIKAQERATKVQPSKASLWQDIPTNMPSLAKAKKIQQRVAALGFDWPSYHGALDKVSEEVLEVKEALEHDSLSDHTAEEIGDLLFATVNVARHVKRDPEQLLRQANAKFSARFEKVQGYLIAKGKSLESATLDEMELAWEAIKKAK, encoded by the coding sequence GTGGCTGATACCAACGCACTCGAGCAGCTACTCGGTATTATGGTGGCGCTTCGCGATCCTACAAACGGTTGCCCGTGGGATCGCAAGCAAAATTTTAAATCGATTGTGCCACATACATTAGAAGAAGCTTTTGAAGTGGCCGATTGCATAGAGTCAGGTAATTTGAATGAGCTTAAAAATGAGCTGGGTGATTTACTATTTCAAATCGTTTTTTACGCACAGCTTGCCAACGAGCAGGGACTGTTTGATTTTAACGATGTGGTTAGTGAGCTAAATAGTAAGCTAACCCGTCGCCACCCACATGTTTTTAGCAACAAGCAAGCGTTGACCGATGAGCAATTAGCAACGCAATGGCAAGCAATTAAAGCACAAGAACGCGCAACTAAAGTACAGCCAAGCAAAGCCTCACTTTGGCAAGATATACCCACTAATATGCCAAGCTTAGCTAAAGCCAAAAAAATTCAGCAACGTGTTGCCGCACTTGGTTTTGATTGGCCAAGCTACCACGGAGCACTAGATAAAGTAAGTGAAGAAGTACTTGAAGTAAAAGAAGCGCTTGAGCACGACTCTTTATCTGATCATACAGCAGAAGAAATAGGCGACTTATTATTTGCCACAGTAAATGTGGCTCGCCATGTTAAACGCGACCCAGAGCAACTGCTTAGGCAAGCCAATGCTAAGTTTTCGGCACGTTTTGAAAAAGTGCAAGGTTACTTAATTGCAAAAGGTAAAAGCTTAGAGAGTGCCACGCTTGATGAAATGGAGCTGGCATGGGAAGCGATTAAAAAAGCAAAATAA